The stretch of DNA CACCCAGCCCAGCGCGGCCACGCACATGATGCCGACTTCCAGCCACTTGACGAAGCGCGTCAGGCCGGCCTTCTCGAACTTGTCGGCCAATTGGCCGGCGGTCGCCGAGAACAGCACATACGGCAGGATGAACAGGCCGGGGATCAGGTTGGTGATCAGCGATGGTTCCATCGAGGTCCACCTGAGCGCATCGAAGGTGATGATGACCACCAGCGCGGTCTTGAACAGATTGTCGTTGAAGGCGCCGAGGAACTGGGTCCAGAAAAACGGCGCGAAACGGCGTTGCTTGAGCAGGGAAAACTGATTGGGCTGGCTCATATGAGGGCGGGTCCGTTCAATATGAAGTTTCCGGAAAGATTGAACGGATTATAACCGCATGCCGCCGCCGCCCGGCATGCGTTCCCTCAAGCTGCCTGCTGCACCTCTGCGGCTTGTTGCGCCGGTGTGCGCAACGACCAGACGCTGTGCGGATCGCCGTGGCGGCCGCGATGCAGGGCGGCGCGGGCCATTTTCCAGAACAGCGTCGCCACCAGCAGCGCAACGATGGCAACGCCGGTCACGACGCCGTCACCCTGCAACAGCGCCAGCAGCGGATTGCGGCTGGTGTTCCACCAGTGCGCCAGCGGCACCGCCAGCGTCAGCGCGGCGCACAGTACCAGCAACTCATGCGCGGCGCGCGCCGGCGGACGGGCGAAGGCCCACAACACGCAGCCGAAGAACACCGCGTAATAGCTGCGCGCTTCCCACAGGGGCAACTGCCCTGCCGGTCCCAGTTTATTCGCCAGGAACACCGCCGACACGCCGGCCACGCAGCCAAGGCATACGCCCAGCGTGGCTTGCGCCATCAGCTTGCCGCTGCGCGGCTGCACCAGTTTCTGCCGCTTGCGGCGCGCTTCGATCCACAGCAGGTTCCCGCTGTAGAACAGGAACGCCCCTGCCAGGCCGAGTATGAAATACATCCACCGCACCGCCAAATCGCCAAAGCTGGCAAAGTGCAGCGACTGCAAACTGCGCAGGAAGCGCGTGCCGGGGCTGAAATTCTCCGGCATCATCGCGCGCTGCACTTTGCCGGTGCTGGCGTTCAGCACCACCGCGCCGATGCTGGCCACGGTCTGCTGATGCATTGGCCCATACGCCTGCAACTGCGCGTTGGCGTCGCCGGCCTGGCGGTAGACCATCGTCTCAATTTCGATGCCCGGCGCGGCGCGCTGCACTTCGGCCAACAGCTGCGCGGCCGGCATCAGCGGCGCCGCCGTGCCGGATGCTTGCGGCGGCGCAGCGGCGTTGATGTCCTGCCCGACCAGTTGCAGCAGCTTGCCGTCGAAGACCATGTACTGGAATGGCGCCAGCAGGATGAGGCCCAGCGCCAGCACGGCGCTGCTCCACGCATACATCAGGTGGAACGGCAGCGACAGGATGCCAATCGCGTTGTGCGCGTCCTGCCACATGCGCTTGATGTTCTTCCCGATCCGCAGCGCAAACAAGTCCTTGACGAAGCTCGGCGCGTAGATGATCACCCCACTGGCCAGCGCCAGTCCGTACAGGATGCACACCACGCCCAGCACGTAGATGCCCCAGCTATTCGGCAAGCCCGCCGTGTAATGCAGGCGGTAGATGAAGTCCACCAGTTGCGAACGTTCGTGGAATTCTTCCAGCTTGCCGCTGGCGTCGAAGCGGAAGTGGCGCTCGTCGAATTCCAGCACCAGCTCCGGCGCGGTCTTCGACGGCAGGCGCAGGAAGAACATATCCTTAGCTTTGGGGTGCGCTTGCAGCACTGCGTCGATCAGCGCCTGCGGATCGCGCTGCGGCACGGCCGTTTGCGGCAGTGGCGTCTCCCACGCATGCAGCTCCTCGTGGAACAGCGTCACCGCCCCCGCATAGAAGGCGATAAACAGGAAGAAGCCCGCCACAATCCCCACCCAGGTATGCACCGAAATATAGGTGCGTAAAGTCGCGGCCTTCATGCGGCGATCCTGATCAGGCCACTGGCCTTGAGAAAATGCAGTGCGGCGTAGCCGGCCACGGTCAGCCCGCCCATCCACAGCCAGGCGCGCAACCCGGTCCTGAACAGGAAAGTACCCGTCATCACCACGATCCACACCACGAAGAACAGCAGCAGCCAAGGCAGCGTGGTATTGGCCTGGTCGCTGCTGAGCAGCGCCGCAAAGCCAACCACCAGTACGGACAGCGGCAAGCCAAGGAAAACAGCGGCAGTCGATTTACCCCACATGGCGTGCTCCCTTCCGACGCCATGCGTCCAGATACGGCAGCAACACCAGCGTGGTCATGAAGCCTGCCAGCGCCATGCACACGCCGCACCACCCGCCATACGTTTCGGTCGCCGTGGCGATGGCCCCCACCGCCAGCGGCACCGACAACCAGCGCAGGAAAGCCCGCCGCCGCAACGCCGCCGGCCACAAGGCCTGATGCGGCGACGCCAGGTAAAGACACAAGGCAGCCAGTGCCGCCACGCCGATACAGATCCAGTTCATGCCATCCCTCCGCGTTACAGCGTGCCCTGCACACCGAAGCCGAACTGGCGTGCGGCGCCCAGCGCTACGTTGTAGCGGCCGGTCACCGACACTAGCTTGTTGGCGGTGATGTAGGTCTGGTTGGTCAGATTGCTGCCGTAGGCGAACAGCGTGACGCCCTTGCTCAGCTCATAAGTAGCCTTGCCGCCCAGCGTGGTGTGGCCGTCGTTGCGGTCGATATTGGCGGCATCCATGTAGGTGCCGTCGGCGTGCTGCAGGTTCATATTGAGCATCCAGCGGCCCGGCGTCCAGCTGAAGCCGACCGACTGCGTCTGGCGCGGCGAACGCCCAAACTGATGGCCGGTGTAGTCGCCGGTCGGCGAGACGAAATCGATGAATTTGGTGCGGGCCAGACCCAGCGCGCCGAACAGCTCCAGGGTCGGCGTGACCTTGCCGCGCAGTTCGGCCTCAGCTCCTTGCAGGCGCGAACTGCCGGCGTTGACCAGATAGGTGTCCAGCGAATTGCGGCCGACGTCGACCTGCTGGTCGGTCCAGTTGACGCGGTAGGCGTTCAGCGACACCATCAGGCCGCTGCCCAGCACGCCCTTGAGCGAGGCCTCGTAGTTTTTGGTGTATTCCGGTCCGAAGGCGTGCGCGCCGCGCTGATAACTGTAGTCGACGCCGCCGGTGCGGTAGCCGCGCTGCGCCGTCAGGCCCGCCACCCACTCCGGCGCCAGTGCGTAGCGCACGCCCAGCTTCGGCAGCCACACCGAATTATCGTTGGCGAGGTCCTGCACACCATCCGGCGCAAAAATGCCGCCGCGGATCAGCTGCGTGAACACCTGCCTGGCCAGCGGCGACGTGCCGTTGGTCTCGGACTGCAGGATGCGCTTCTGGCGCTCGCCGTCGAAACGGATGCCGCCCGTCAGGGTCAGCTTGCCGATTACATAGTCCGCCTCGCCATACGCCGCGCGTGTCTTGCTGGCGTTATTCTGCATCTGGCGGCGGTTGATGAAGTCGGCGCCGTACTGGGCGTCGCATGCGGCTTGCACGCGGCATTGGCCGGTCAGGCCCAGAACATACGATACCGGCACAGTGAACAGATCATCACCATCGTAGTACTGCTGCGAGTAGTACAGGCCGACCACGCCCTTCAGCTTGTTGCCTGCCACGACCGTGTCGAAATTGGCGCGCGCCTCCTGCACCCACTGACGGTCGATGTTGACGCCATCGCGGTAACCCTGCCGCAGCTCGGTGCCGTCGTAGTCCTGAATGCGGCTGTAGCGGTTGTGCGAATACGTCGTCAGCAGCGTGATGTCCGCGCCCAGCGCGCGGAAGGTCTGCTCCAGCGCGGCGGACCGCGTGCGGTTGACCGTGTCGCGCGGCTCGTTGGAGAAATTCTCGCGCGCCGACGCCGGCACCGTCACCGCTTCCACATTGCCGTAGCCGCGCTCCTGCTTGTCGTCCACCAGCGTCACAAGCGCCTGGTAGTTGTCGCCCCGTGGCGTGATGCGCAGCTTGCCGCGCAGCGTGTAGCCATCGTCGTGATTGGAGCGGCGGTCGTCGCGGGTCGGGTTGTAGACGTCGCCGTCGCGCTTGTGCTGCTCCAGCGAGAGGCGTCCCGCCAGCACGTCGTCCACGATGGCGCCGCCGCCGGCGATCGCCTCGCGGTGCGCATGCTGGTTGCCGGCGCTGACGCGGTAGCTGAAATCGCGTGCATCCTGCGGGTCGCGCGTCTTCAACACCACCGCGCCGGCCAGCGAATTGCGGCCCTGGTTGGTGGACTGCGGCCCGCGCAGCACTTCCACGCGGTCGGCGTCCCACACACTCAGATTGGAGATGTCCTGGCCAAAGCCGTCCTGCGGCACGCCGTCCACCACCAGCGTGATGGTCTTGCCGCCACCGCCGGTCGGACCATAGGCCTGCACACCACGGATCGACAGGTTTTCGGCGGTGCCGACGTTGGCCATCTGCGATGCCACTTCGTCCAGCGACGACATGCCGGATTCGGCGATCTGGCGGCGGTTGCGCGCGCCGACGCTGGCGCTGCTGTCGATTTCCGTGCGTTTCAGCTTGTCGCCGGTAATCACCACCTGCTCCACTGGTTCTACTTCTTCCGCCTGCACTGCCCAGCCAGCCATGACTCCGGCCAGCGCCACCACCATCACCTTGATGCGCATTTCCCTATTTCCCCTGTTTTTATTGAATGAGAATTATTCCCAAATAAGAATATTAAATGAGAATCGTTTACATTCAAAGAGAAAATTTATCGAATTGGCATTGCAATGTTGATACGTGTGCCGGCGCTCAACCGGGAATCGATGGCGATGCGGCCATTGAGGGCGTACACGCGCTCGCGCATGCCCACCAGGCCGATGCCGGATGAAGCCTGGGCCGGATCAAAGCCGGCGCCGTTGTCGCTGATCTGCATGCGCAACTCGCCCTCTTCCAGCGACAACTGTACAGACGATTGCGTGGCCCGTGCATGTTTGACGATGTTGGACAATGCCTCCTGCACAATCCGGTACGCCGAGATAGCAACTCCTGCTTCCATCTTCGAGAAGTCACCCTGCGCCTGCAAATCGAAGCGGCAGCCGCTGCGCGCGCTGTCGTAGTGGCGCATCATCTCCTCCACCGCGCCGTCCAGGCCCAGCATGTCCAGCACTTCGGGCCGCAGACGGCGCACCAGCGCGCGGCCGCTGTTGTACAAACCAAGCGCCAGCTTGATGATGGACTGCGCCTTGTCGCGCGCCTCGCCCTCCGGACTGATGGCGGCAATCCGCTGCGCTTCCAGCCGCACCGCGATCAGCGTGGCGTTGAGTTCATCATGGATCTCCAGCGCGATGCTCTGGCGTTCATCTTCCACCGCCGTGTTGACCTTGCTGATCAAGCGGCGCTTCTCATCATCCGCCTCGCGCAGCGCGCGCATCGACGCCTGCAACGACGCATCCAGTCCCTTGGCCAGTTGCCATGCCAGCAGCACGCACGCCAGCAGGCCGAGACAGCCGACCATCAGCTCCACATAGAACCTGCGCGTCTGCTTGAGCAGCAGCGCTGACGGCGACATCGTCACCCGCACATAGCCCATGGTCTCCACCGTCATGCCGCTGGCGGCGGGACGGTCCTTCTGATACGGCGTACCGTCCGGCGCCAGCATCGACACCCACATCAGGCGCTTGAGGACCGGCGCCTCGTCATAACGCAGCTCCTGCGACGAAGCGCTGCCGGCGCGCGCGGCCGCCTGCACCAACTCGCGCCGCTGCGCATCCAGCACCTCGATGCGCTGGATACTGGGGTCCGCACGCAGCAGGCCATTGATGGTCAGCTTCAGATCATCATAGCGGCGTGACACCAAACTGAATTCACTGCTATCGGCCAGCACCTTGGCCACCAGCGGCCCGCGCTCCGCC from Duganella dendranthematis encodes:
- a CDS encoding PepSY-associated TM helix domain-containing protein; protein product: MKAATLRTYISVHTWVGIVAGFFLFIAFYAGAVTLFHEELHAWETPLPQTAVPQRDPQALIDAVLQAHPKAKDMFFLRLPSKTAPELVLEFDERHFRFDASGKLEEFHERSQLVDFIYRLHYTAGLPNSWGIYVLGVVCILYGLALASGVIIYAPSFVKDLFALRIGKNIKRMWQDAHNAIGILSLPFHLMYAWSSAVLALGLILLAPFQYMVFDGKLLQLVGQDINAAAPPQASGTAAPLMPAAQLLAEVQRAAPGIEIETMVYRQAGDANAQLQAYGPMHQQTVASIGAVVLNASTGKVQRAMMPENFSPGTRFLRSLQSLHFASFGDLAVRWMYFILGLAGAFLFYSGNLLWIEARRKRQKLVQPRSGKLMAQATLGVCLGCVAGVSAVFLANKLGPAGQLPLWEARSYYAVFFGCVLWAFARPPARAAHELLVLCAALTLAVPLAHWWNTSRNPLLALLQGDGVVTGVAIVALLVATLFWKMARAALHRGRHGDPHSVWSLRTPAQQAAEVQQAA
- a CDS encoding TonB-dependent receptor — encoded protein: MRIKVMVVALAGVMAGWAVQAEEVEPVEQVVITGDKLKRTEIDSSASVGARNRRQIAESGMSSLDEVASQMANVGTAENLSIRGVQAYGPTGGGGKTITLVVDGVPQDGFGQDISNLSVWDADRVEVLRGPQSTNQGRNSLAGAVVLKTRDPQDARDFSYRVSAGNQHAHREAIAGGGAIVDDVLAGRLSLEQHKRDGDVYNPTRDDRRSNHDDGYTLRGKLRITPRGDNYQALVTLVDDKQERGYGNVEAVTVPASARENFSNEPRDTVNRTRSAALEQTFRALGADITLLTTYSHNRYSRIQDYDGTELRQGYRDGVNIDRQWVQEARANFDTVVAGNKLKGVVGLYYSQQYYDGDDLFTVPVSYVLGLTGQCRVQAACDAQYGADFINRRQMQNNASKTRAAYGEADYVIGKLTLTGGIRFDGERQKRILQSETNGTSPLARQVFTQLIRGGIFAPDGVQDLANDNSVWLPKLGVRYALAPEWVAGLTAQRGYRTGGVDYSYQRGAHAFGPEYTKNYEASLKGVLGSGLMVSLNAYRVNWTDQQVDVGRNSLDTYLVNAGSSRLQGAEAELRGKVTPTLELFGALGLARTKFIDFVSPTGDYTGHQFGRSPRQTQSVGFSWTPGRWMLNMNLQHADGTYMDAANIDRNDGHTTLGGKATYELSKGVTLFAYGSNLTNQTYITANKLVSVTGRYNVALGAARQFGFGVQGTL
- a CDS encoding sensor histidine kinase, whose product is MRWHWRHWSVRTRLMAMTALPLAYLFCTFVWYAYQSRLSEVREEMAERGPLVAKVLADSSEFSLVSRRYDDLKLTINGLLRADPSIQRIEVLDAQRRELVQAAARAGSASSQELRYDEAPVLKRLMWVSMLAPDGTPYQKDRPAASGMTVETMGYVRVTMSPSALLLKQTRRFYVELMVGCLGLLACVLLAWQLAKGLDASLQASMRALREADDEKRRLISKVNTAVEDERQSIALEIHDELNATLIAVRLEAQRIAAISPEGEARDKAQSIIKLALGLYNSGRALVRRLRPEVLDMLGLDGAVEEMMRHYDSARSGCRFDLQAQGDFSKMEAGVAISAYRIVQEALSNIVKHARATQSSVQLSLEEGELRMQISDNGAGFDPAQASSGIGLVGMRERVYALNGRIAIDSRLSAGTRINIAMPIR